A window of the Streptomyces luomodiensis genome harbors these coding sequences:
- a CDS encoding M6 family metalloprotease domain-containing protein — translation MNQTHGTTRSRIRIRRPRRGGAFATAAVLTVAVVTPAATPRPGPPAPPELAPAPSARPALGSLTPCALGPGPGLQMSEGIPTGRGYSRSTGTVHALNLMIDFPDVHGQGTARQRFEEFFPQTTRWFAQSSYGRLDYRPEMPITHWLRMPRSFRAYGIKRGSPFDPGYRKLVADIAEAADPKVDFRRYDLVNVLVTPNAGPPAAHAVLSVTYAANQQAPTADGVPLANVSFVYSRQDDGSGSLRHTGFRVLPHENGHVFGLPDLYTRDGGDKAGHWDVMSEDWGAGNDLMAWHKWKLGWLGPRQIACAARSGVFAHSLSPLGGPEGTKLVFVPVSPTTGYAIEARADGGNDEGICKPGVLISRVDTGVDSGGGPITVMDSTPHGHGCTRERNVHPGLSDAPYAPGETFGAEANGIRVRVRVTGQDAAGDYLVEITRRASGGARG, via the coding sequence ATGAACCAGACGCATGGGACCACCCGCTCCCGCATACGAATACGCCGGCCCCGCCGAGGCGGCGCGTTCGCCACTGCCGCCGTACTCACGGTGGCGGTGGTCACCCCGGCGGCGACTCCGCGTCCCGGACCCCCCGCACCCCCCGAGCTGGCCCCGGCGCCCTCCGCGCGACCGGCCCTCGGCTCGCTCACCCCCTGCGCCCTCGGCCCCGGGCCGGGGCTGCAGATGTCCGAAGGCATCCCCACCGGCCGCGGCTACAGCCGCAGCACCGGCACGGTCCACGCCCTCAACCTCATGATCGACTTCCCGGACGTCCACGGCCAGGGCACCGCCCGCCAGCGGTTCGAGGAGTTCTTCCCCCAGACCACCCGGTGGTTCGCGCAGAGCTCGTACGGACGGCTGGACTACCGCCCCGAGATGCCGATCACCCACTGGCTGCGGATGCCGCGCTCGTTCCGCGCGTACGGCATCAAACGCGGCAGCCCCTTCGATCCGGGCTATCGCAAACTGGTCGCCGACATCGCCGAGGCCGCCGACCCCAAGGTGGACTTCCGCCGCTACGACCTGGTGAACGTCCTGGTCACTCCGAACGCGGGGCCGCCCGCCGCACATGCCGTACTGTCCGTCACCTACGCCGCCAACCAGCAGGCCCCGACCGCCGACGGCGTTCCGCTGGCCAACGTCTCGTTCGTCTACAGCCGCCAGGACGACGGCTCCGGCTCGCTGCGCCACACCGGCTTCCGCGTCCTGCCGCATGAGAACGGCCACGTCTTCGGGCTGCCCGACCTCTACACCCGGGACGGCGGCGACAAGGCCGGCCACTGGGACGTGATGTCCGAGGACTGGGGCGCCGGCAACGACCTGATGGCCTGGCACAAGTGGAAGCTCGGCTGGCTCGGCCCGCGACAGATCGCCTGCGCCGCCCGCTCCGGGGTCTTCGCGCACTCCCTGTCCCCGCTGGGCGGGCCGGAGGGGACCAAACTCGTCTTCGTCCCCGTCTCGCCGACCACCGGCTACGCGATCGAGGCGCGGGCAGACGGCGGCAACGACGAGGGCATATGCAAGCCGGGTGTGCTGATCTCCCGGGTGGACACCGGGGTCGACTCCGGCGGCGGCCCCATCACCGTCATGGACTCCACCCCGCACGGCCACGGCTGCACCCGGGAACGCAATGTCCACCCCGGACTCAGCGACGCGCCCTACGCACCCGGCGAGACCTTCGGCGCGGAGGCGAACGGCATACGGGTGCGCGTCCGCGTGACCGGCCAGGACGCGGCCGGTGACTACCTCGTGGAGATCACCCGTCGCGCCAGTGGCGGCGCCCGAGGCTGA
- a CDS encoding TetR/AcrR family transcriptional regulator translates to MTADTTTAKSAQPRLRADALRNRERIVAAAREAIVEYGAHSPLDEIARRAGVGNATIYRHFTDRRELIHHVALSVMSRAADQAETALAEEADAFSALGRFVHAAADERIGALCLLLSDGIDKEHPDLIAARDRLTAEVEALMGAARAEGQLRADIGVGDLMVALNQLTRPLPGSVCVNFDVFVHRHLQLFLDGLRAPARSELPGKSVTLEDLQRRP, encoded by the coding sequence ATGACCGCCGATACGACGACCGCGAAGTCCGCACAGCCCCGGCTGCGCGCGGACGCCCTGCGCAATCGGGAGCGCATCGTCGCGGCCGCCCGTGAGGCGATCGTCGAGTACGGGGCGCACAGCCCCCTCGATGAAATCGCTCGACGGGCGGGAGTCGGCAATGCCACTATCTACCGGCACTTCACGGACCGCCGTGAGCTGATCCACCATGTGGCGCTCTCGGTGATGTCCCGCGCCGCCGACCAGGCCGAAACCGCCCTGGCCGAGGAGGCCGACGCCTTCTCGGCGCTGGGGCGCTTCGTCCACGCCGCGGCGGACGAGCGCATCGGCGCGCTGTGCCTTCTGCTCTCCGACGGCATCGACAAGGAGCACCCTGATCTCATCGCCGCCCGCGACCGTCTGACCGCCGAGGTCGAGGCCCTGATGGGGGCCGCGCGAGCCGAGGGGCAACTGCGCGCCGACATCGGTGTCGGAGATCTCATGGTCGCGCTCAACCAGCTCACCCGGCCGCTGCCCGGCAGTGTCTGTGTGAACTTCGACGTCTTCGTGCACCGGCATCTGCAGCTGTTCCTGGACGGTCTGCGGGCCCCGGCGCGCTCCGAACTACCCGGTAAATCCGTGACCTTGGAGGATCTCCAGCGGCGGCCGTGA
- a CDS encoding MFS transporter, whose translation MPETASYVDPRRWKALIFIALAQLMVVLDATIVNIALPSAQADLGISDGNRQWVITAYALAFGGLLLFGGRIADLWGRKQTFLVGLLGFAAASAIGGAALNTGMLLGARALQGVFGALLAPSALSLLAVMFTDPKERAKAFGVFGAIAGGGGAVGLILGGVLTEYMDWRWTFFVNIPFAVIAAVGAIAVIREPVESRNSSRLDIPGVLLATSGLVALVYGFTRAESDGWSAGPTVGLFIAAAVLLIAFVAVESRVRAPLLPLRVVADRNRAGVYASLGLAVIGMFGLFLFLTYYMQVVKGFSPVKTGFAFLPMVAGMITGSTQIGARLMTRVPARLLMGPGFLVASVGMLLLTRIDLDTSYPALILPGFLLLGLGMGTAFMPAMSLATHGVEPRDAGVASAMVNTSQQVGGAIGTALLNTIAASATTDYARSHMAAAPSRKALELQSMVHGYTTAIWWAVGILALAAVLAITLVNAGRQDGGGAVAGSGDGAAEDVVPVLAH comes from the coding sequence ATGCCTGAAACGGCTTCATACGTGGACCCCAGACGCTGGAAAGCGCTGATATTCATCGCTCTGGCCCAGCTGATGGTCGTGCTCGACGCGACCATCGTGAACATCGCGCTGCCCAGCGCCCAGGCCGATCTCGGCATCTCCGACGGCAACCGGCAGTGGGTCATCACGGCCTACGCCCTCGCCTTCGGCGGACTGCTGCTGTTCGGTGGCCGGATCGCCGACCTGTGGGGTCGTAAGCAGACCTTCCTCGTCGGTCTCCTCGGCTTCGCGGCCGCCTCGGCCATCGGCGGTGCCGCGCTGAACACCGGCATGCTGCTGGGCGCGCGTGCGTTGCAGGGTGTGTTCGGCGCGCTGCTCGCCCCCTCGGCGCTCTCGCTGCTCGCGGTGATGTTCACCGACCCCAAGGAGCGCGCCAAGGCGTTCGGCGTCTTCGGTGCCATCGCGGGTGGTGGCGGTGCCGTCGGCCTGATCCTCGGCGGTGTGCTCACCGAGTACATGGACTGGCGCTGGACCTTCTTCGTGAACATCCCGTTCGCCGTCATCGCCGCGGTCGGCGCGATCGCCGTGATCCGCGAGCCGGTGGAGAGCCGCAACTCGTCCCGGCTGGACATCCCCGGTGTGCTCCTGGCCACCTCGGGTCTGGTCGCGCTGGTCTACGGCTTCACCCGCGCCGAGTCCGACGGCTGGTCCGCGGGTCCGACCGTCGGTCTGTTCATCGCCGCGGCCGTGCTGCTGATCGCCTTCGTGGCCGTCGAGTCGCGGGTGAGGGCTCCGCTGCTGCCGCTGCGTGTGGTCGCCGACCGGAACCGGGCCGGTGTCTACGCCTCGCTGGGTCTGGCCGTCATCGGGATGTTCGGCCTATTCCTCTTCCTCACCTACTACATGCAGGTCGTCAAGGGATTCAGCCCGGTCAAGACCGGTTTCGCCTTCCTGCCGATGGTCGCGGGCATGATCACCGGCTCGACGCAGATCGGCGCCCGGCTGATGACCCGGGTCCCGGCGCGGCTGCTGATGGGTCCGGGCTTCCTGGTCGCCTCGGTCGGCATGCTGCTGCTGACCCGGATCGACCTGGACACCTCGTACCCGGCGCTGATCCTGCCCGGGTTCCTGCTGCTCGGCCTCGGTATGGGTACCGCGTTCATGCCGGCGATGAGCCTGGCCACGCACGGCGTCGAACCGCGTGACGCGGGTGTCGCCTCGGCCATGGTCAACACCTCGCAGCAGGTGGGCGGCGCCATCGGCACCGCGCTGCTGAACACCATCGCGGCGAGCGCCACCACCGACTACGCCAGGTCGCATATGGCGGCGGCCCCTTCGCGCAAGGCGCTGGAGCTCCAGTCGATGGTGCACGGCTACACCACCGCCATCTGGTGGGCGGTCGGCATCCTGGCGCTGGCCGCGGTGCTGGCCATCACGCTGGTCAACGCCGGCCGGCAGGACGGCGGCGGCGCGGTCGCGGGCTCCGGGGACGGGGCGGCGGAGGACGTCGTTCCGGTCCTGGCGCACTGA
- a CDS encoding MarR family winged helix-turn-helix transcriptional regulator yields MKTPADADAPRWLTDDEQRSWLAYRHASMLLEDHLDRQLQRDAGMPHVYYGLLVALSWAPRHRMRMTELAQVAKITRSRLSHAIARMEKDGWVRREDCPDDKRGQNAVLTDEGFEVLRKTAPGHVSAVRLAIFDRLSPEQVEQFGEICRIIADGLQPEGADLPWLR; encoded by the coding sequence ATGAAAACCCCCGCAGACGCCGACGCGCCGCGTTGGCTGACCGATGACGAGCAGCGCAGCTGGCTGGCGTACAGGCACGCCAGCATGCTGCTGGAGGATCACCTCGACCGCCAGCTACAGCGCGACGCGGGCATGCCTCATGTCTATTACGGGCTGCTCGTGGCGCTCTCCTGGGCGCCTCGCCACCGGATGCGGATGACCGAACTGGCCCAGGTCGCCAAGATCACCCGCTCTCGGCTGTCCCATGCCATCGCCCGGATGGAGAAGGACGGCTGGGTCCGGCGCGAGGACTGCCCCGACGACAAGCGCGGGCAGAACGCGGTCCTGACCGACGAGGGGTTCGAGGTGCTGCGGAAGACCGCTCCCGGTCATGTCTCCGCCGTACGGCTGGCCATCTTCGACCGGCTCTCCCCCGAGCAGGTCGAGCAGTTCGGCGAGATATGCCGGATCATCGCGGACGGTCTTCAGCCGGAGGGCGCCGACCTCCCCTGGCTGCGCTGA
- a CDS encoding dioxygenase family protein: protein MSALDGRMPALYLSHGAPPLADDPVWPGQLAAWAAGLPRPKAILMISAHWEEAPLAIGATRQVPLVYDFWGFPQHYYQVRYAAPGAPELAERIRKTLRTAGTPVQDIPDRGLDHGAYVPLVEMYPEADIPVLQVSMPTLDPRKLMEIGRKLGPLRDEGVLIVGSGFFTHNLAALRHSGPTPPGWSTEFDDWGQRALDAQDVDALLDFEHAAPAGQLAHPRTEHFAPLFVTLGAAEGELGSQRSVIDGFWMGLAKRSLQFG from the coding sequence ATGTCCGCGCTCGACGGGCGCATGCCCGCCCTCTACCTCAGCCATGGTGCTCCGCCGCTCGCCGACGATCCGGTCTGGCCCGGACAGCTCGCCGCCTGGGCCGCGGGCCTGCCCCGGCCCAAGGCCATTCTCATGATCTCCGCCCACTGGGAGGAGGCGCCCCTGGCCATCGGGGCCACCCGACAGGTGCCGCTGGTCTATGACTTCTGGGGCTTCCCCCAGCACTACTACCAGGTGCGGTACGCCGCCCCCGGCGCCCCCGAGCTGGCCGAGCGGATCCGCAAGACGCTGCGCACGGCGGGCACCCCCGTCCAGGACATCCCCGACCGGGGGCTTGACCACGGCGCGTATGTGCCGCTGGTCGAGATGTATCCGGAGGCCGACATCCCGGTCCTCCAGGTGTCGATGCCGACCCTCGATCCGCGGAAGCTGATGGAGATCGGACGGAAGCTGGGGCCGCTGCGGGACGAGGGCGTGCTGATCGTCGGCAGCGGCTTCTTCACCCACAACCTGGCCGCACTGCGGCACTCGGGCCCGACGCCGCCCGGCTGGTCGACCGAGTTCGACGACTGGGGGCAGCGGGCCCTGGACGCCCAGGACGTCGACGCGCTGCTGGACTTCGAGCACGCGGCGCCGGCGGGGCAGCTCGCCCATCCGCGTACCGAACACTTCGCGCCGCTGTTCGTCACGCTGGGCGCGGCGGAGGGGGAGCTGGGCAGCCAGCGGAGCGTGATCGACGGCTTCTGGATGGGGCTGGCCAAGCGGTCGCTCCAGTTCGGCTGA
- a CDS encoding questin oxidase family protein, translating to MTEDTSGTLDEALERLHAAGPEHRGWLSNHAPMAVEALVRHGHGRVVHRWLDRYRDKLEEMPGSYARITEENWREALGDPRRLADWPAYFDRELADRPWRDVLAVWWPRLLPGIAGGATHPVIRVGHAVRTLLDDPEGTTAPRTAELAHALGYWAARHAPLPPLGQRPGPGSGSAADALAAVEPIADQSGGIRERLPRLTAFPAWPPALPAPGLAERPEEARRRLAELVRAATHRYATHGHGEPVMLAHAATAPNAVLRVLPALPRELWAPSLDAAWAASAAVTAVYAPPESLPADPAGPAGRLPSAAGITPEEVFARAAAHGDEHAIKLTDTALDVGGGTDATALTAALRACAMIDPAL from the coding sequence ATGACGGAGGACACGAGTGGAACCCTCGACGAGGCCCTCGAGCGACTGCATGCCGCCGGGCCCGAGCATCGGGGATGGCTGAGCAATCACGCGCCGATGGCCGTGGAGGCGCTCGTACGCCACGGTCACGGGCGCGTCGTGCACCGGTGGCTGGACCGCTATCGCGACAAGCTGGAGGAGATGCCGGGCTCGTACGCCCGGATCACCGAGGAGAACTGGCGCGAGGCGCTCGGCGATCCACGCCGTCTCGCCGACTGGCCCGCCTACTTCGACCGGGAACTGGCCGACCGCCCCTGGCGGGACGTGCTCGCCGTGTGGTGGCCGCGGCTGCTGCCGGGCATCGCCGGCGGCGCGACGCATCCGGTGATCCGGGTCGGCCACGCCGTACGGACCCTGCTGGACGACCCGGAGGGTACGACCGCGCCCCGCACCGCCGAGCTGGCCCACGCCCTCGGCTACTGGGCCGCCCGCCACGCCCCGCTGCCGCCGCTCGGGCAGCGGCCGGGCCCCGGCTCCGGCTCGGCGGCCGACGCGCTGGCCGCCGTGGAGCCGATCGCGGACCAGAGCGGGGGCATACGGGAGCGGCTGCCCCGGCTCACCGCCTTCCCGGCCTGGCCGCCCGCCCTGCCCGCCCCCGGCCTCGCCGAGCGGCCCGAGGAGGCGCGCCGGCGGCTGGCCGAGCTGGTACGGGCCGCGACGCACCGCTACGCCACCCACGGCCACGGCGAACCGGTCATGCTGGCCCACGCCGCGACCGCGCCCAATGCCGTACTGCGCGTCCTGCCCGCGCTGCCCCGTGAGCTGTGGGCGCCGAGTCTGGACGCGGCGTGGGCGGCGAGCGCCGCGGTCACGGCGGTGTACGCGCCGCCCGAGTCGCTCCCGGCCGACCCGGCAGGCCCGGCCGGGCGGCTGCCGTCCGCGGCGGGCATCACCCCCGAGGAGGTCTTCGCCCGCGCCGCCGCACACGGCGACGAGCACGCCATCAAGCTGACGGACACCGCCCTCGACGTCGGCGGGGGAACGGACGCGACGGCCCTGACCGCCGCGCTGCGCGCCTGCGCGATGATCGACCCGGCGCTCTGA